The nucleotide window CACAGGCGGTGTGCCTGATCGACGCGGTGTAGAAATATGTTCGGACGTATCAAGCAGGATTTGCAGGCGGTCTTCGACCGGGATCCAGCGGCTACAACCACGCTCGAAGTCGTGCTGACCTACGCGGGGTTCCATGCGCTGCTCGCGTATCGGGTGGCGCATCGGCTACGGCTGTGGGGGATCCCGCTGCTGCCGCGCCTGCTCTCACAGTTCGCCCGCTGGCTCACCGGTATTGAAATTCATCCCGCAGCCGTGATCGGGAAGGGGTTTTTCATCGATCACGGCATGGGCGTGGTGATCGGCGAAACGGCCGAGATCGGCGACTACGTGACGCTGTTTCAAGGCGTGACGCTGGGGGGGACCGGCAAGGAGCACGGGAAGCGCCATCCGACGGTCGGCAACCACGTCGTGATCGGGGCCGGTGCGAAAATCCTCGGCGGCATCCAGATCGGCGACAACGTCAAGATCGGCGCCAACTCGGTTGTCTTGAAATCCGTTCCGGTGAACTCGACCGTTATCGGCGTGCCGGCCCGGCTCATCAAGACGGAAGGCGAGCGGGTCCCTGATGCGACGATGGACCATACGAACATCGCCGATCCCATTAGCGAACGCCTCGAGGCGATGGAGCGGGAGCTCATCGAGCTGCGAAAAAAACTCGAGAACGCTCCTACCGAACAAGAAGGCCGCCGCCCCTTGTCGTAGGACGGCGCAATCCAGCCAAATGTTCTTCGGCGCGTGGCGGTTACGCAGAGCGCGCGTAGGCAGGGGGTGCCCGGAGCGATCCGGGCACCCCCTGTGCGTTTCAGAATGCACGTGGCAGTCAGTAGGTGACGGCAACCAGATAGAGCCCCTGTGCGGGGGCCGTATAACCGGCGGCGCGGCGGTCCTTCGCCTCGAGAATCCGTTTGATTTCGTCCGGTGTCCGCTTGCCCTGCCCCACCGCGACCAGCGTCCCCACGATCGCCCGTACCATCTGTTTCAAAAACCGGTTGCCCTCCAGCACAATTCTGACCAGCTCGTCATTCTGGACGAGCATCAGCGGCTGAAGGGTGCAGACGGGATTTTCCACGTCAGTGGGGTGTCCCTGAAATGACGAGAAGTCGTGCGTCCCGGCAAGATGGCTGGCAGCTTCGCGCATCGCCGCCAGATTCAATGCTCCGTAGAGGTGCCAGGCACGGGTCCGCTCCAGCGCGGACCGCTCCGGACGGTTGAGAATGCGGTACTCGTAGCGTTTGCGGACGGCCGAGTAGCGGGCGTGAAAATCGTCTGCGGTCAGTTCGACGGCGCGGACGCAGATGTCGTCCGGTAGGGTGGCGTTCAGCGCGCGCCGCCACGTCTCGGGTGTGAGAGCCTTGTCGGACTTGAAGCTGACGACCTGCCCCAGTGCGTGGACCCCGGCGTCGGTTCGCCCCGCCGCGATCACAGGACTGGCGGTTTGTGAAACGGAGTTGACGGCGTCTTCAACGGCCTGCTGAATGGTCGATTGACCGGGCTGGCGCTGCCAACCAGCATAGGCGGTGCCGTCGTATTCAAGTGTTACTTTGAGCGTGGGCACGTTAGCGAGAAGTCGTGTCACGGAGTTTCACGTAGGCCTTGACCCCGTCGAAAATGGCTTCTGCCATGCGGTGTAGAAAGGCATCGCTCTGCATGAGCCGTTCCTCGGTCGGATTGGTGATGAAGGCGATTTCAGCGAGAATGCTCGGCATGGTGGTGAACCGCAGCACGTAGAACGGCGCAGTCTTCACGCCGTGGTCCGCGACGTCGTAGTAATCGTCGAGGCGTGCAACCATCGCCTTTTTCGTCGTCCAGGCCAGCTCCAGCGACTCCTGCACCTTTTTGGTCGTCAGCAGGTCGGCGACGAGGTACTGCCAGCCGATGCCGGTGTCCTTGATGGGCGTCCCGTTTTCACGCGCCGCCACCTCCAGTGCACGGCGGTCCGTGGCCTCTCCGAAATGATAGATTTCGACGCCCCTGGTGGACCGCTGCGGGTGCGCGTTGACGTGGATGGACACGAACAGATCGGCACCCATTTTATTGGCGAACTTGGCGCGGTCCTCCAGTTCAAGGAAGACGTCCTTGTCCCGTGTCAGCAGCACGTCTTTGCCGAGCCGCTTGCTGATGAGGTCACGGAGGCGCAGCGCGACGTTGAGCGTGATGTCCTTTTCGGCCGTGCCGCTGCGGCCGACGGCGCCGGGATCCCTACCGCCGTGTCCCGCGTCAATGACGAGCATCTTGATGTCAGTGCGGGCGGCCGGAGGCATCGTGTGGGGCGCGGTCGG belongs to Nitrospira sp. and includes:
- the cysE gene encoding serine O-acetyltransferase, giving the protein MFGRIKQDLQAVFDRDPAATTTLEVVLTYAGFHALLAYRVAHRLRLWGIPLLPRLLSQFARWLTGIEIHPAAVIGKGFFIDHGMGVVIGETAEIGDYVTLFQGVTLGGTGKEHGKRHPTVGNHVVIGAGAKILGGIQIGDNVKIGANSVVLKSVPVNSTVIGVPARLIKTEGERVPDATMDHTNIADPISERLEAMERELIELRKKLENAPTEQEGRRPLS
- the truA gene encoding tRNA pseudouridine(38-40) synthase TruA — protein: MTRLLANVPTLKVTLEYDGTAYAGWQRQPGQSTIQQAVEDAVNSVSQTASPVIAAGRTDAGVHALGQVVSFKSDKALTPETWRRALNATLPDDICVRAVELTADDFHARYSAVRKRYEYRILNRPERSALERTRAWHLYGALNLAAMREAASHLAGTHDFSSFQGHPTDVENPVCTLQPLMLVQNDELVRIVLEGNRFLKQMVRAIVGTLVAVGQGKRTPDEIKRILEAKDRRAAGYTAPAQGLYLVAVTY
- a CDS encoding N-acetylmuramoyl-L-alanine amidase; the encoded protein is MRLPLRQTLVFLGSLLVVLAAWPLDPARLSPEALALTQGGQQSSSPNQVPRGRKARRKFAPAVAPPAVVRDVRLKTYPDHTRLVLDMQHSTSFTQNRLAQPNRIIIELQNTQMANPVKDRVAERTWPGEITLTQPHPRSVVISLDMQTIRDYKLMPLSKPDRLVVDVYPATPAPSSAPIPRTPSAPAVVPAAVPSPVKQTKPALALPVNTLPSDSAPVLAKTALPPAPQPPTPSQPTAPHTMPPAARTDIKMLVIDAGHGGRDPGAVGRSGTAEKDITLNVALRLRDLISKRLGKDVLLTRDKDVFLELEDRAKFANKMGADLFVSIHVNAHPQRSTRGVEIYHFGEATDRRALEVAARENGTPIKDTGIGWQYLVADLLTTKKVQESLELAWTTKKAMVARLDDYYDVADHGVKTAPFYVLRFTTMPSILAEIAFITNPTEERLMQSDAFLHRMAEAIFDGVKAYVKLRDTTSR